A region of Deltaproteobacteria bacterium DNA encodes the following proteins:
- a CDS encoding aspartate aminotransferase family protein, which produces MTTAEIISATGKYLMNTYGRYPIAMTRGKGCWVWDADGKKYLDFVTGIAVNNLGHCHPKVVKAVRDQSKILMQVCNLFHIDQQAEFARILVQNSFADKVFFCNSGAEANEGAIKLARKWGEANGGRYKIVHARDSFHGRTLGALSATNKKYQQGFKPLLAGFKPVPYAKIEPLEKALRDKKICAVILEPMQGENGVIIPYRNYLKEVRKLCRKNNALLILDEIQVGIGRTGKLFAYEHSGIKPDIMTLAKALGGGIPCGAFLATDKVAKHFTPGVHGTTLGGNPLAMSAGIAVLNTIAEEGLLDNTASKGEYFLQELDSLKDTYGKLIKDVRGRGLILGIEFRKKEKAKEIVTKCMEKGLLTILTEQRVMRILPPLIVSEKEIDYAVKIIRETLGEV; this is translated from the coding sequence TTGACGACGGCGGAGATAATTTCAGCCACCGGCAAGTATCTTATGAATACTTACGGGCGGTACCCCATAGCGATGACCAGGGGAAAGGGGTGCTGGGTATGGGACGCGGACGGCAAAAAATATCTCGATTTTGTTACCGGCATAGCGGTTAACAATCTTGGACACTGCCATCCGAAAGTGGTAAAGGCCGTCCGGGATCAGTCAAAAATACTCATGCAGGTCTGTAATCTTTTTCATATAGATCAGCAGGCCGAGTTCGCAAGAATACTTGTGCAAAACTCTTTTGCCGACAAGGTGTTTTTCTGCAACAGCGGGGCGGAGGCCAATGAAGGCGCTATAAAACTGGCGAGGAAATGGGGAGAGGCAAACGGCGGCAGGTATAAAATAGTGCACGCGCGCGATTCCTTTCACGGACGAACGCTCGGAGCGCTGAGCGCTACGAACAAGAAGTATCAACAGGGGTTCAAGCCGCTTCTAGCCGGATTCAAGCCAGTCCCCTACGCTAAAATAGAGCCTCTCGAGAAGGCCCTTCGGGATAAAAAAATATGCGCTGTGATATTAGAGCCTATGCAGGGGGAAAACGGCGTTATCATTCCATACAGAAATTACCTGAAAGAAGTAAGGAAACTCTGCAGGAAGAATAACGCGCTGCTCATCCTCGATGAAATACAGGTCGGGATCGGCAGAACGGGGAAGCTGTTCGCGTACGAGCACTCCGGCATTAAACCCGACATAATGACCCTGGCCAAAGCGCTCGGGGGCGGAATACCGTGCGGCGCGTTTCTGGCGACAGATAAAGTCGCGAAGCACTTTACGCCCGGAGTACACGGAACGACTCTCGGGGGGAACCCTCTCGCTATGAGCGCGGGTATTGCGGTCCTGAATACTATCGCGGAAGAAGGCCTTCTCGACAATACGGCGAGTAAAGGGGAATATTTTCTACAGGAGCTTGATTCGCTCAAGGATACATACGGAAAGCTGATCAAGGACGTGAGGGGCCGGGGGCTTATTCTGGGGATCGAGTTCAGGAAAAAGGAAAAAGCAAAGGAAATAGTCACGAAATGCATGGAGAAGGGACTGCTTACAATTCTTACGGAACAGAGAGTAATGAGAATCCTCCCTCCTCTTATTGTGAGTGAAAAGGAAATAGACTACGCTGTCAAAATTATACGCGAAACGCTCGGTGAGGTTTGA
- the argB gene encoding acetylglutamate kinase: MKDLIQKAKTLVEALPYIKEFYGETIVIKYGGSVGDDDLQNFARDIVLMKYVGIHPVVVHGGGPQIGNHLKKLGIESEFIAGLRVTDEETMEVAEMVLVGKINQKIIEAIHSMGGKAVGTSGKEGKMILAKKLDVKKFARDHGVQIPKGADLGMVGEVESVNPQLIKVLENSGFIPVIAPIGFGEGGETFNINADHVAGKIAGALNAVKLILLTNVPGILDRENNLLPSLTEKEAKQLIKSEVISSGMIPKVMCAIDALHEGVRKVHVIDGTIEHALILEIFTHSGIGTEILI, from the coding sequence ATGAAAGACTTGATCCAGAAGGCCAAAACTCTAGTCGAAGCCCTGCCCTACATAAAAGAGTTCTACGGGGAAACGATAGTCATTAAATACGGCGGGAGCGTAGGGGACGACGACCTCCAGAATTTCGCCCGCGATATAGTGCTCATGAAATATGTGGGCATACACCCGGTGGTAGTTCACGGGGGGGGGCCGCAGATCGGGAACCATCTGAAGAAGCTGGGCATAGAATCGGAATTCATAGCGGGGCTCAGGGTGACGGACGAAGAGACAATGGAAGTAGCCGAAATGGTGCTTGTCGGAAAGATAAACCAGAAGATAATAGAGGCGATTCACTCGATGGGGGGGAAAGCCGTAGGCACATCCGGCAAAGAAGGGAAAATGATCCTCGCCAAGAAGCTCGACGTTAAGAAATTCGCAAGGGACCACGGCGTGCAAATCCCCAAAGGCGCGGACCTCGGCATGGTCGGAGAGGTGGAATCGGTAAACCCGCAGCTTATCAAGGTACTCGAAAACTCAGGCTTCATACCTGTTATAGCCCCGATCGGCTTTGGCGAAGGGGGGGAAACGTTTAACATTAACGCGGACCATGTCGCGGGAAAAATCGCGGGCGCGCTAAACGCCGTCAAGCTGATCCTGTTGACGAACGTTCCCGGAATACTCGACAGGGAAAATAACCTGCTTCCAAGCCTTACGGAGAAAGAGGCGAAGCAACTGATAAAAAGCGAAGTAATATCGAGCGGCATGATACCCAAAGTAATGTGCGCGATAGACGCGCTTCATGAAGGGGTGAGAAAAGTGCACGTCATAGACGGAACGATAGAGCACGCGCTCATACTGGAAATTTTCACTCATTCGGGAATCGGAACGGAGATACTGATTTGA
- the cofH gene encoding 5-amino-6-(D-ribitylamino)uracil--L-tyrosine 4-hydroxyphenyl transferase CofH yields MDQIKEAIERIEENRVLGLDGILGKVNGTTGRILDKALTGGEITVKEAEELFSIDDMDEISALAICADEIRKVDVGDVVTYVVNRNINFTNICNTYCGFCNFMAPEGDERAYFLSMDEIADRTREAWEIGATEVCMQGGMHPDIDGNFYVELIKAVKKAVPDMHTHAFSPFEIYYGAETLGISEEEFIDKLKDVGHNTFPGTAAEILVEEVRKIIAPRKMPTEAWIRIVKKAHKSGMRTTSTIMYGHVDRPRHWAEHIGILRDIQKETGGFTEFVPLRFIPWNTRLFKHSKGKVMEGPTDLDQLKMYGVSRLMLRGHINNIQVSWVKQGPEFAQFSLTAGANDFGGTLMEEQISRSAGASYGQYFPPEEFRRLTREIGRIPAERTTTYGIRQMFDGNGSN; encoded by the coding sequence ATGGACCAAATTAAAGAAGCGATCGAACGTATAGAAGAAAACAGAGTTCTCGGCCTTGACGGTATCCTGGGAAAGGTAAACGGCACGACTGGCCGGATTCTCGATAAGGCTCTTACGGGCGGAGAAATAACGGTAAAGGAAGCCGAAGAGCTTTTTAGCATAGATGATATGGACGAGATTTCCGCTCTGGCTATTTGCGCCGATGAGATAAGGAAGGTTGACGTCGGAGACGTAGTCACCTACGTAGTTAACAGGAATATTAACTTTACTAATATATGTAATACGTACTGCGGGTTCTGCAATTTTATGGCCCCTGAAGGGGATGAAAGAGCGTATTTTCTCTCCATGGACGAGATTGCGGACCGAACTAGGGAAGCGTGGGAAATAGGGGCTACGGAAGTATGCATGCAGGGGGGAATGCATCCCGATATAGACGGAAATTTCTATGTCGAGCTTATAAAAGCTGTCAAGAAAGCGGTACCCGATATGCATACTCACGCGTTTTCCCCGTTTGAGATATATTACGGGGCCGAGACGCTCGGCATAAGCGAAGAAGAGTTTATCGACAAGCTCAAGGACGTGGGTCACAATACTTTTCCGGGTACTGCGGCCGAGATACTCGTAGAGGAAGTGCGGAAGATAATAGCCCCGAGGAAGATGCCCACGGAGGCCTGGATAAGGATAGTTAAAAAGGCTCACAAGTCAGGAATGAGGACAACCTCGACAATTATGTACGGGCATGTGGACAGGCCGCGTCATTGGGCGGAGCACATAGGAATACTCAGGGATATACAGAAAGAAACGGGCGGGTTTACGGAGTTCGTGCCGCTCAGGTTTATCCCTTGGAACACGAGGCTTTTCAAACACTCCAAAGGGAAGGTTATGGAAGGCCCTACCGACCTTGACCAGTTAAAGATGTACGGTGTCTCCAGGCTCATGTTAAGGGGGCATATTAACAACATTCAGGTCTCCTGGGTAAAACAGGGGCCGGAATTCGCACAGTTCTCCCTTACGGCAGGCGCGAATGACTTTGGCGGGACGCTTATGGAAGAGCAGATATCCCGTTCCGCGGGAGCAAGCTACGGACAGTATTTCCCGCCCGAGGAATTCAGACGCCTGACCCGGGAAATAGGACGCATCCCCGCTGAGAGAACTACCACCTACGGAATACGTCAGATGTTTGATGGAAACGGGTCTAATTAA
- a CDS encoding AAA family ATPase, translating into MRRGEKVYYVKDFIQTVPLPSPRKIFSDLEKLGYRGQPGARRAVSLAAYRHVKRLKLLHTKNTPRSSLPPRPNSILMGPTGCGKTYLIELLFGEIFKLPFVIIDMTKFTESGYVGDDVVNILVQLVYAANESIDIAECGVIVLDEFDKIAGAYSSARFAGQGTTKDVSGYGVQRELLKILEGTDVQIPLDFGFSSRGPRALISTRDITFFSVGAFSGIRNLMERRGVGFMQILEEFRGDEESIAYNMSEEEADDITKFHLFGFLPELISRFNRIVPFSPLHKETLKEIIQIKVQNYKREFEEEGFKLEIEPVVVDFIVNEAIKRQTGARGLDVIISKYLEEVAFETFGKSEKGEIVLTLDSGGVSHIVKRRA; encoded by the coding sequence ATGAGAAGAGGAGAAAAAGTTTATTACGTGAAGGACTTCATTCAGACGGTTCCTCTTCCGTCGCCCAGGAAAATTTTCAGTGACCTTGAGAAGCTGGGCTACAGAGGCCAGCCGGGGGCGAGAAGGGCAGTCTCACTTGCGGCTTACCGGCACGTAAAGAGATTAAAGCTTCTGCACACCAAAAACACCCCCAGGTCCAGCCTTCCTCCGAGACCGAACTCTATTCTTATGGGACCGACGGGATGCGGTAAAACCTACCTCATCGAGCTTCTGTTCGGGGAGATATTCAAGCTCCCTTTTGTAATAATCGATATGACGAAGTTCACCGAATCGGGCTATGTGGGGGATGACGTGGTGAATATACTCGTACAGCTCGTTTACGCGGCGAACGAGAGCATAGACATCGCCGAGTGCGGAGTAATAGTGCTCGATGAATTCGACAAGATTGCGGGCGCCTACAGCAGCGCCAGGTTCGCAGGCCAGGGAACCACGAAAGACGTCTCCGGGTACGGAGTACAGAGGGAGCTGCTCAAAATACTCGAAGGCACGGACGTGCAGATACCCCTTGATTTCGGTTTTTCCAGCAGAGGCCCGAGAGCGCTCATCTCCACACGGGACATAACGTTTTTTTCGGTAGGAGCTTTTTCAGGCATAAGAAACCTGATGGAGAGACGCGGGGTAGGATTTATGCAGATACTCGAGGAATTCAGAGGAGATGAAGAATCCATAGCCTATAATATGAGCGAAGAGGAAGCAGACGATATAACGAAGTTTCATCTTTTCGGCTTTCTTCCCGAGCTTATTTCGAGGTTCAACAGAATCGTCCCCTTCTCTCCTCTGCATAAAGAGACGCTCAAGGAGATAATCCAGATAAAGGTTCAGAATTACAAGAGGGAATTCGAGGAAGAGGGCTTTAAGCTCGAGATAGAGCCGGTTGTGGTAGATTTCATCGTTAACGAAGCCATAAAGAGACAGACCGGGGCCAGGGGGCTCGATGTCATTATTTCGAAATATCTCGAAGAGGTGGCTTTCGAAACTTTCGGAAAGAGCGAAAAGGGAGAGATAGTGCTAACGCTTGACTCGGGCGGGGTTAGTCATATCGTGAAGAGACGCGCATGA
- the cofG gene encoding 7,8-didemethyl-8-hydroxy-5-deazariboflavin synthase CofG: MRLESSQSWLSAFLKGETKPSKKPSPELEKTVEKALSNETLGREDMLSIVNSSVDEIPCVLLAASELRDRGRGRTLTFSKNVFVPLTQLCRNHCGYCTFKYEPGEGPLFMTPEEVVDMAKKGASLGCTELLFVTGDKPELLYPEYRKALGNLGYETTADYLIAMGESGLSENIFPHTNLGLATLGELEAFRETNPSMGLMLENISPRLLKKGQAHYRCPDKVPKQRIKTMELAGELGIPWTTGLLVGIGETWEERIDSLLALKELSDRYGNIQEIIIQNFSPKPGILMEKYPPPDFIEMLKIVAISRLLFGGSMNIQIPPNLNPETYPLFVHAGVNDLGGVSPITIDYVNPEAPWPKLEKMTALVQEMDFELRERLPVYPEYIDDKYIKKELLEVVRGFVDERGYVPLEEVSNGPN, translated from the coding sequence ATGAGACTGGAAAGTTCGCAAAGTTGGTTGTCGGCTTTTCTGAAGGGTGAGACAAAGCCCTCGAAAAAACCTTCGCCCGAACTCGAGAAAACAGTTGAAAAGGCTCTCTCGAATGAAACTTTGGGACGCGAAGATATGCTGTCCATAGTAAATTCGAGCGTTGATGAGATACCTTGCGTGCTTCTGGCGGCATCGGAACTGAGAGACAGGGGCAGGGGAAGGACCCTTACGTTTTCAAAAAATGTTTTTGTGCCCCTTACACAGCTCTGCCGAAATCACTGCGGTTACTGTACTTTCAAGTATGAGCCCGGAGAAGGGCCTCTTTTTATGACGCCTGAAGAAGTTGTTGATATGGCGAAAAAAGGCGCGAGCCTTGGCTGCACGGAGCTCCTCTTTGTTACGGGAGACAAGCCTGAGCTCTTATATCCCGAGTACCGTAAAGCCCTCGGGAACCTCGGTTATGAAACTACTGCCGACTATTTGATCGCTATGGGAGAGTCCGGGCTCAGCGAAAATATATTTCCTCATACCAATCTCGGCCTCGCGACCCTGGGGGAGCTGGAGGCTTTCAGAGAAACCAATCCGAGCATGGGACTCATGCTGGAGAATATCAGCCCGAGGCTGCTGAAGAAGGGGCAGGCGCACTACAGGTGTCCGGACAAGGTCCCCAAGCAAAGGATCAAGACTATGGAGCTTGCCGGGGAGCTCGGTATTCCCTGGACTACGGGTCTCCTGGTCGGAATAGGGGAGACCTGGGAGGAGAGGATAGACTCGCTCCTGGCGCTTAAAGAGCTCTCGGACAGGTACGGCAATATCCAGGAGATTATAATTCAGAATTTCAGCCCGAAACCGGGAATCCTTATGGAAAAATACCCGCCTCCCGATTTCATCGAGATGTTAAAAATTGTCGCAATTTCAAGGCTTCTTTTCGGCGGGAGCATGAATATTCAGATACCGCCCAATCTCAATCCCGAGACTTATCCGTTGTTTGTCCATGCGGGTGTTAACGATCTGGGTGGGGTGTCGCCGATTACCATCGACTATGTAAACCCGGAGGCCCCGTGGCCCAAGCTTGAAAAGATGACGGCTCTCGTTCAGGAGATGGACTTCGAGCTGCGTGAGAGGCTGCCTGTTTATCCCGAGTACATAGACGATAAATATATTAAAAAGGAACTGCTGGAAGTTGTGAGAGGTTTTGTTGACGAGCGGGGCTATGTGCCGCTTGAGGAGGTGTCCAATGGACCAAATTAA
- the argF gene encoding ornithine carbamoyltransferase, whose protein sequence is MPRHFLKIKDLTKKEFYDIFKNASELKTEKKSGKQRSTLEGKSIGLVFEKSSTRTRVSFEVAIYDLGANSLYMNPGDMQLGRGETIGDTAKILSSYLHGIILRTYEQERIEEFAEYSSVPVINALTDLEHPTQIVSDLFTIVEKGIDLENMKMAYIGDGNNIVNSFIGASAILGFKLSIAAPKEYEPDFKALSDRGKAECPNVEILNDPQKAAVGADVLYTDVWVSMGQENETAKRKKTLKPYQVNKGLLSHAKSDVLVMHCLPAHRGEEITSDVADGPNSIIFNQAENKLHVGKAVLEMFMKD, encoded by the coding sequence TTGCCAAGACATTTTCTCAAAATAAAAGACTTAACAAAAAAAGAGTTCTATGACATTTTCAAGAACGCTTCCGAGCTTAAGACCGAGAAGAAATCGGGCAAGCAGCGGAGCACGCTCGAAGGTAAATCCATAGGACTCGTCTTCGAAAAGTCTTCCACCAGAACGAGGGTCTCATTCGAAGTGGCTATATACGATCTGGGCGCGAACTCTCTATATATGAACCCCGGCGACATGCAGCTTGGAAGGGGAGAGACTATAGGGGATACGGCAAAAATCCTTTCGTCATATCTGCACGGTATAATTCTAAGAACTTACGAGCAGGAGAGAATCGAGGAATTCGCCGAATACTCAAGCGTGCCTGTTATAAACGCTCTTACCGACCTCGAGCACCCCACACAAATTGTCTCGGACCTTTTTACCATCGTGGAGAAAGGAATTGACCTAGAGAATATGAAAATGGCCTATATAGGCGACGGAAACAACATCGTAAACTCCTTTATTGGCGCTTCGGCAATTCTCGGGTTTAAATTGTCCATAGCGGCCCCTAAAGAATACGAACCCGATTTCAAAGCGCTGAGCGACCGAGGAAAAGCCGAATGTCCCAATGTCGAAATTTTGAATGACCCTCAAAAGGCAGCCGTGGGAGCAGACGTATTGTACACGGATGTCTGGGTAAGCATGGGTCAGGAAAATGAAACAGCGAAGCGAAAAAAAACCCTGAAGCCGTATCAGGTAAATAAAGGGCTTCTCTCACACGCAAAATCTGACGTACTTGTAATGCACTGTCTTCCAGCGCACAGAGGGGAAGAAATCACTTCCGATGTGGCCGACGGACCTAACTCGATTATATTCAATCAGGCCGAAAATAAATTACACGTCGGAAAGGCCGTACTTGAAATGTTCATGAAAGACTGA
- the cofD gene encoding 2-phospho-L-lactate transferase: MITALGGGVGAAKFLEGLSSVIGDESLNVIVNTGDDINLYGLNISPDVDTVIYRLSGSIDKTKGWGIGDDTFHTLKTLERFGEETWFNIGDKDFATHLYRTYLKKSGLSPTDITSRIAGAYGVKGNIKILPMTDQDVETWIVTDEGEMHFQEYLVKRRMRPEVIKVIVKNIERAEPAPGVISSIENSRGIILCPSNPIISIGPILNIDGIKKALKTTHAKIVAISPLIKGAPLKGPADKLMKGIGLEVSSVQVARLYRDFLDIMVIDTKDSPEAGQILDMGVEPLVVDTLMSDPDKAASLASSVLGQL, encoded by the coding sequence ATGATAACTGCCCTGGGCGGTGGGGTCGGAGCCGCTAAATTCCTGGAGGGTCTATCTTCCGTAATCGGCGACGAATCACTTAACGTGATTGTAAACACTGGCGACGACATAAACTTGTACGGCCTTAATATTTCACCGGATGTGGATACGGTTATCTACAGACTCTCGGGCAGCATAGATAAAACGAAGGGGTGGGGTATTGGCGACGATACCTTCCACACACTTAAGACGCTCGAAAGATTCGGCGAGGAGACATGGTTTAATATAGGGGATAAGGATTTCGCCACGCATCTGTACAGGACTTATCTAAAAAAGTCCGGCCTTTCCCCGACCGATATAACGTCGAGGATAGCCGGGGCTTACGGCGTGAAAGGAAATATCAAAATACTGCCCATGACGGATCAGGATGTAGAGACCTGGATAGTCACGGATGAAGGGGAGATGCATTTCCAGGAGTATCTCGTAAAGAGGAGAATGAGGCCCGAGGTGATAAAGGTCATTGTCAAAAACATAGAACGGGCAGAGCCCGCCCCCGGAGTAATAAGCTCGATTGAGAACTCGCGGGGGATTATTCTCTGTCCGAGCAACCCAATTATAAGTATCGGCCCCATACTTAATATAGACGGAATAAAAAAAGCACTTAAGACAACTCATGCCAAAATCGTAGCTATAAGTCCGCTTATAAAGGGCGCGCCTCTTAAAGGGCCCGCGGACAAGCTAATGAAGGGAATCGGGCTTGAGGTTTCATCCGTGCAGGTCGCCAGGCTCTACAGGGACTTTCTCGATATAATGGTAATAGACACGAAAGACTCGCCGGAAGCCGGACAAATATTGGACATGGGCGTAGAGCCCCTTGTAGTCGACACTCTTATGTCGGACCCCGATAAGGCGGCGTCCCTCGCCTCATCCGTGCTTGGACAGCTCTAG
- the rimO gene encoding 30S ribosomal protein S12 methylthiotransferase RimO — translation MKISVVSLGCSKNLVDSEIISGTLKKSGHEISSEEDAEVIIVNTCGFIGDAKKESIDTILELSEHKLNGNCRKLIVTGCLVERYSEELGRELPEVDAFWGTGNLQNIARVFERNTACTVHRNPPGTIYDPDTPRIQLTPPHYAFVKVSEGCSRTCSFCIIPKMRGIMKSRTVESITGEVFNLANSGVKEINLIAQDMTSYGRDIGTSLENMLREIVKVEDVKWIRIHYCYPWGLTDSLVDLIAREEKILPYIDMPLQHINDRILKLMDRKTPSKRIRDIIRKLKERIDNPTLRTTFIVGFPGESDREFEELLDFVQETEFDRAGAFKYSREEGTPAGTMEGQLPEEVKDERYERLMETQSEVSLRKNESLIGTTHEGFIEGRENGSYIARIPSQAPEVDGYTHITRTKELKIGDPVSIRITGTDIYDLYGEITD, via the coding sequence ATGAAGATATCGGTTGTCAGCCTCGGCTGCTCAAAAAATCTCGTGGACAGTGAGATAATTTCGGGGACATTAAAAAAATCGGGACATGAAATATCATCCGAAGAGGATGCCGAGGTAATAATCGTGAATACCTGCGGATTCATAGGGGACGCGAAAAAAGAGTCGATCGACACCATACTCGAGCTGTCCGAACACAAGCTAAACGGCAACTGCAGGAAATTGATAGTAACCGGCTGCCTCGTAGAGAGATACTCGGAAGAACTCGGTCGGGAGCTCCCGGAAGTGGACGCTTTCTGGGGCACGGGGAACCTTCAAAATATCGCCCGGGTCTTTGAAAGAAACACTGCGTGCACGGTTCACAGAAATCCGCCGGGGACGATTTACGACCCCGACACACCGAGGATTCAGCTCACTCCGCCGCATTATGCGTTCGTAAAGGTATCCGAGGGCTGCTCAAGGACTTGCTCGTTCTGCATTATACCCAAAATGAGGGGCATCATGAAAAGCAGGACTGTCGAGTCTATAACGGGCGAAGTATTCAACCTGGCGAACAGCGGAGTAAAGGAAATAAACCTGATCGCTCAGGATATGACGAGCTACGGCAGGGACATTGGCACAAGCCTCGAGAATATGCTGAGAGAGATTGTGAAAGTCGAGGATGTAAAATGGATAAGAATTCACTACTGCTATCCCTGGGGACTTACGGACTCCCTGGTAGACCTTATCGCTCGGGAAGAAAAAATCCTCCCATACATCGATATGCCCCTTCAGCATATAAACGACAGAATTTTGAAATTAATGGACAGGAAAACTCCTTCCAAAAGGATACGGGATATTATCCGCAAGCTAAAAGAGCGGATTGACAACCCTACTCTGCGCACGACTTTCATAGTGGGATTCCCCGGTGAGAGCGACCGGGAATTCGAGGAGCTTCTCGATTTCGTTCAGGAGACGGAATTTGACAGGGCGGGAGCGTTTAAATACTCCCGGGAGGAAGGCACGCCCGCGGGCACTATGGAAGGCCAGCTACCCGAAGAGGTGAAAGACGAGAGATACGAGCGGCTTATGGAGACGCAGTCAGAGGTTTCTTTAAGGAAGAACGAGTCCCTCATCGGCACGACTCACGAGGGCTTCATCGAGGGGAGGGAAAACGGCAGCTATATAGCGCGAATCCCCTCACAGGCCCCCGAGGTGGACGGCTATACGCATATCACACGCACAAAAGAATTAAAAATCGGGGACCCGGTAAGTATCAGGATTACCGGTACCGATATCTACGATCTTTACGGGGAAATAACAGACTAA